In the genome of Nocardiopsis composta, one region contains:
- a CDS encoding HAD-IIA family hydrolase has translation MDMDGVLVREEHLVPGADAFVAELRDNGIGFMVLTNNSIYTPRDLQARLKRTGLEIPEASIWTSALATARFLDEQRPGGSAYVVGESGLTTALHNIGYVLTDRDPDYVVLGETRTYSFEAITRAIRLVENGARFIATNPDEKGPSREGSLPATGAVAALIERVTGRAPYYVGKPNPLMMRSALRTLGAHSESTLMIGDRMDTDVRSGLEAGLQTILVLSGISDRDTAELFPYRPTKVMNSVADLVGITHDPFGTTAAAENA, from the coding sequence ATGGACATGGACGGGGTCCTGGTGCGCGAGGAGCACCTGGTCCCGGGGGCCGACGCGTTCGTCGCCGAGCTGCGCGACAACGGGATCGGCTTCATGGTGCTGACCAACAACTCGATCTACACCCCGCGCGACCTGCAGGCGCGCCTCAAGCGGACCGGGCTGGAGATCCCCGAGGCCTCCATCTGGACCTCGGCGCTGGCCACCGCCCGGTTCCTGGACGAGCAGCGGCCCGGCGGCTCGGCCTACGTCGTCGGCGAGTCCGGGCTGACCACGGCGCTGCACAACATCGGCTACGTGCTGACCGACCGCGACCCCGACTACGTGGTGCTCGGCGAGACCCGCACCTACAGCTTCGAGGCGATCACCCGGGCCATCCGCCTGGTGGAGAACGGGGCTCGGTTCATCGCCACCAACCCCGACGAGAAGGGGCCGAGCCGCGAGGGCTCCCTCCCGGCCACCGGCGCCGTCGCCGCGCTGATCGAGCGGGTCACCGGCCGCGCCCCCTACTACGTCGGCAAGCCCAACCCGCTGATGATGCGCTCGGCGCTGCGCACCCTGGGCGCCCACTCCGAGAGCACGCTGATGATCGGCGACCGGATGGACACCGACGTCCGCTCGGGCCTGGAGGCCGGCCTGCAGACCATCCTGGTGCTCTCCGGCATCTCCGACCGGGACACCGCGGAGCTCTTCCCCTACCGCCCCACCAAGGTCATGAACTCCGTGGCCGACCTGGTCGGCATCACCCACGACCCGTTCGGCACCACCGCAGCCGCGGAGAACGCCTGA
- a CDS encoding RNA polymerase-binding protein RbpA, with the protein MAERALRGTRLGATSYENDRNTDLAPRQEVTYDCPRGHRFSVTFATEAETPPNWECRFCGDNALMVNGQEPQEKKAKPARTHWDMLLERRSMEELEEVLAERLQLLRDRRREEQEHMEAIAAQRKSA; encoded by the coding sequence ATGGCCGAGCGAGCACTTCGCGGTACCCGGCTCGGGGCTACGAGCTACGAGAACGACCGCAACACCGACCTGGCCCCGCGCCAGGAGGTCACCTACGACTGCCCTCGGGGTCATCGCTTCTCCGTCACCTTCGCGACCGAGGCCGAGACTCCGCCCAACTGGGAATGCCGCTTCTGCGGCGACAACGCCCTGATGGTCAACGGCCAGGAGCCCCAGGAGAAGAAGGCCAAGCCGGCCCGCACCCACTGGGACATGCTCCTGGAGCGGCGGAGCATGGAAGAGCTGGAGGAGGTCCTCGCCGAGCGCCTCCAGCTCCTGCGCGACCGGCGCAGGGAGGAGCAAGAGCACATGGAGGCCATCGCGGCCCAGCGCAAGAGCGCCTGA
- a CDS encoding cytochrome P450: MALDSGIARTGGLSGRAPEARQGACPHRGRAVPVQAAPGAPGWLVLGYRDALDALRDRSSFSAAPRLWDGREHGRPDRWWSGALEADGERHRRLRAAVSAAAARTGTGRVAALVRTTAAGLLDRVAADGRADLAADYADPFPSHLLNALFGLDSRFGALLAELAARTAPGGDGPDPEAEAAVGCYFRALVRRRRAEPGDDLASALLAAPEGLSDAEAGYVLERMWRAGAAPTSALITGALSRLLHDPEARAAHGGALPGADELLDRALWAEPPLGAVAGRYCARDTRIGDAVLRTGQAVLIALDAAQADPALGGAGPAAGNRAHLMWGAGAHACPARSLAREIAGGAVQAAVDRFPGMRPAVRLRPGAARPAGLPVLFPAEPRPEPAEPGGPTGERPGPPRFRIRRPRPQGARYQAPAASTGPEETGAVPAPRRPRPAPRPRGAGARYQAPAAPPEEPAPAPDPLDALLASWRRAAGE; encoded by the coding sequence GTGGCCCTTGACAGCGGAATTGCGCGGACCGGCGGTCTCTCCGGCCGGGCGCCGGAGGCCCGGCAGGGCGCCTGCCCGCACCGGGGGCGGGCGGTGCCGGTGCAGGCCGCCCCGGGCGCCCCCGGATGGCTGGTGCTCGGCTACCGCGACGCCCTCGACGCGCTCCGGGACCGGAGCTCCTTCTCCGCCGCCCCCCGGCTGTGGGACGGCCGGGAGCACGGCCGCCCGGACCGGTGGTGGTCCGGCGCGCTGGAGGCCGACGGGGAGCGGCACCGGCGGCTGCGCGCCGCGGTCTCCGCCGCCGCGGCCCGGACCGGCACCGGCAGGGTCGCCGCGCTGGTCCGCACCACCGCGGCCGGTCTGCTCGACCGGGTGGCCGCCGACGGGCGCGCCGACCTGGCCGCCGACTACGCCGACCCGTTCCCCTCGCACCTGCTCAACGCGCTGTTCGGGCTGGACAGCCGGTTCGGCGCCCTGCTGGCGGAGCTGGCCGCCCGCACCGCCCCGGGCGGGGACGGCCCCGACCCCGAGGCGGAGGCGGCGGTCGGCTGCTACTTCCGGGCGCTGGTCCGGCGCCGCCGCGCCGAACCCGGCGACGACCTGGCCTCGGCCCTGCTGGCCGCACCGGAAGGGCTCTCCGACGCCGAGGCCGGCTACGTCCTGGAGCGGATGTGGCGGGCCGGCGCCGCCCCGACGTCGGCGCTGATCACCGGTGCGCTCTCCCGGCTGCTGCACGACCCGGAGGCGCGCGCCGCGCACGGCGGCGCGCTGCCCGGCGCCGACGAGCTGCTGGACCGCGCGCTCTGGGCCGAACCGCCGCTGGGCGCCGTCGCCGGGCGGTACTGCGCCCGGGACACCCGGATCGGCGACGCGGTGCTCCGCACCGGCCAGGCGGTGCTCATCGCGCTGGACGCCGCCCAGGCCGACCCGGCCCTGGGCGGGGCCGGGCCGGCGGCCGGCAACCGGGCGCACCTGATGTGGGGCGCGGGTGCGCACGCCTGCCCGGCCCGCTCCCTGGCCCGGGAGATCGCCGGGGGAGCGGTGCAGGCGGCGGTCGACCGGTTCCCCGGCATGCGGCCGGCGGTCCGCCTCCGGCCCGGCGCGGCCCGCCCGGCGGGGCTGCCGGTGCTCTTCCCCGCCGAGCCCCGACCGGAGCCGGCGGAGCCCGGGGGGCCGACCGGGGAACGGCCCGGACCGCCCCGGTTCCGGATCCGCCGCCCCCGCCCGCAGGGCGCCCGCTACCAGGCCCCCGCGGCCTCCACCGGGCCGGAGGAGACCGGTGCGGTCCCGGCCCCGCGCCGCCCCCGCCCGGCCCCCCGTCCCCGCGGTGCCGGAGCCCGGTACCAGGCCCCCGCCGCCCCGCCCGAGGAGCCGGCCCCGGCCCCCGACCCGCTGGACGCCCTGCTCGCCTCCTGGCGCCGCGCCGCCGGGGAGTGA
- a CDS encoding cation:proton antiporter → MEGETAETLRVLLVILAAAFLAPLVSDRIARWVVVPATVLEILFGIALGPAGAGLIRETEAVAMLSELGLALLMFMAGYEIDFARIKGRPLRRALLAWLCSVALGMAIAAALFGASRTALIIGLALTTTALGTVLPMLRDSGALGGAFGTRFLASGTVGEFGPIVLIAVLLSGFRPAEGTLLLAVFFVLAGLAAWRATRPPSERLGRLLRATLGTSAQLAVRLCMLLVVLLVWLASSMQLDALLGAFAAGVIVRLMLTTNHPQEAEAVESKMDAVGFGFLIPVFFVVTGVRFDLGALLADPPVLLLVPLFLTALLLVRGGPEYLLSRGELAGAERPALALFSATGLPLLVVLTTIGTESGALDGAVAAALVGAGMLSVLVLPQAGGALLRRAEARPDGPARG, encoded by the coding sequence GTGGAGGGGGAGACGGCGGAGACGCTGCGGGTGCTGCTGGTCATCCTCGCCGCGGCGTTCCTGGCGCCGCTGGTCAGCGACCGGATCGCCCGCTGGGTGGTGGTGCCGGCCACGGTGCTGGAGATCCTGTTCGGCATCGCCCTCGGCCCGGCCGGCGCCGGGCTGATCCGGGAGACCGAGGCGGTGGCGATGCTCTCCGAGCTCGGGCTGGCGCTGCTGATGTTCATGGCCGGCTACGAGATCGACTTCGCCCGGATCAAGGGGCGGCCGCTGCGCCGGGCGCTGCTGGCCTGGCTCTGCTCGGTGGCGCTGGGCATGGCGATCGCCGCGGCCCTGTTCGGGGCGTCGCGGACGGCGCTGATCATCGGCCTGGCGCTGACCACCACCGCGCTGGGCACGGTGCTGCCGATGCTGCGCGACTCCGGGGCGCTCGGCGGCGCGTTCGGCACCCGCTTCCTCGCCTCGGGGACGGTGGGCGAGTTCGGGCCGATCGTGCTGATCGCCGTGCTGCTCAGCGGCTTCCGCCCGGCCGAGGGGACGCTGCTGCTGGCGGTGTTCTTCGTGCTGGCCGGGCTGGCGGCCTGGCGCGCCACCCGGCCGCCCTCGGAGCGGCTGGGCCGGCTGCTCCGCGCCACCCTGGGCACCAGCGCCCAGCTCGCGGTGCGGCTGTGCATGCTGCTGGTGGTGCTCCTGGTGTGGCTCGCCTCCAGCATGCAGCTGGACGCGCTGCTCGGCGCGTTCGCGGCCGGGGTGATCGTGCGGCTGATGCTGACCACCAACCACCCGCAGGAGGCCGAGGCGGTGGAGTCCAAGATGGACGCCGTCGGCTTCGGCTTCCTCATCCCGGTCTTCTTCGTGGTCACCGGGGTCCGCTTCGACCTCGGCGCGCTGCTCGCCGACCCGCCGGTGCTGCTGCTCGTCCCGCTCTTCCTGACCGCGCTGCTGCTGGTCCGCGGCGGGCCGGAGTACCTGCTGTCCCGGGGCGAGCTGGCCGGGGCCGAGCGGCCCGCGCTGGCGCTGTTCTCCGCCACCGGGCTGCCGCTGCTGGTGGTGCTGACCACGATCGGCACCGAGTCCGGCGCGCTGGACGGCGCGGTGGCGGCGGCCCTGGTCGGCGCGGGCATGCTCAGCGTGCTGGTGCTGCCGCAGGCGGGCGGCGCCCTGCTGCGCCGGGCCGAGGCGCGCCCCGACGGCCCGGCACGGGGTTAG
- a CDS encoding nitroreductase family deazaflavin-dependent oxidoreductase, protein MLFGKEHVRRYQETDGAEGHDWNGTTALILTTTGRSSGLARSTPLIYRRDGGSYVVVASYGGSDEHPQWYRNILADPEVGVQVGAERFTARARTASPEEKRRLWPVMTATWPQYDEYQAKTDRDIPVVVLDPVD, encoded by the coding sequence ATGCTGTTCGGCAAGGAGCACGTGCGCAGGTACCAGGAGACCGACGGGGCCGAGGGCCACGACTGGAACGGCACCACGGCGCTGATCCTCACCACTACCGGCCGCTCCTCGGGGCTGGCCCGCAGCACCCCGCTGATCTACCGGCGGGACGGCGGCTCCTACGTGGTGGTCGCCTCCTACGGCGGATCCGACGAGCACCCGCAGTGGTACCGGAACATCCTCGCCGACCCCGAGGTCGGCGTGCAGGTCGGCGCCGAGCGGTTCACCGCGCGGGCGCGCACCGCCTCGCCCGAGGAGAAGCGCCGGCTGTGGCCGGTGATGACCGCGACCTGGCCGCAGTACGACGAGTACCAGGCCAAGACCGACCGGGACATCCCGGTGGTGGTGCTGGACCCGGTCGACTGA
- a CDS encoding MFS transporter, whose translation MTSATPKPDPGNAPSPDPAQRRREQRGWYLYEWANQVFFTSVITVLIGPYLSGLACAEAGAPDAATCTGGAYYVYPLGIEVHANALYPAATVVAILLQILLLPIVGALADRSRNKKGWLFSLALAGSLSVSALYLVTDSYLLSALLFLAANVAFGAAEVVYNAFLLEVATPDERGRVSSTGWALGYLGGAILLAAHLVLVMSAPSLGLEQGEAVRIAFASVGLWWIGFTLLALQRLRNRHGTAAGKAARPRPGAVVGQFVHTLKGMRRYPQTLLFLLAFILFNDGIQAALRYAAPFATQDLRISQEILMGTILMIQFVAFGGALAVGALARRIGSKNAVLCTLGVWCVLVALGYLLPAGEPVLFIALAVGIALVLGGSQALSRAMFSLLIPRGREAEYFAVYQISDKGSSLLGSLAVTLAVTWTGGYRVAILSLIVFFVVGGFLLWRTDIRKGIRDVGNEAPQKV comes from the coding sequence ATGACCTCCGCGACGCCGAAGCCGGACCCCGGCAACGCCCCCTCGCCCGACCCCGCGCAGCGCCGCCGGGAGCAGCGGGGGTGGTACCTCTACGAGTGGGCCAACCAGGTCTTCTTCACCTCGGTGATCACCGTGCTGATCGGCCCCTACCTGAGCGGCCTGGCGTGCGCGGAGGCCGGCGCCCCCGACGCCGCGACCTGCACCGGCGGCGCCTACTACGTGTACCCGCTGGGCATCGAGGTGCACGCGAACGCGCTGTACCCGGCGGCCACCGTCGTCGCGATCCTGCTGCAGATCCTGCTGCTGCCGATCGTGGGGGCGCTGGCCGACCGGTCCCGGAACAAGAAGGGGTGGCTGTTCTCGCTGGCCCTGGCGGGCTCGCTCTCGGTGAGCGCCCTCTACCTGGTCACCGACAGCTACCTGCTCTCCGCGCTGCTGTTCCTGGCCGCCAACGTCGCCTTCGGTGCCGCCGAGGTGGTCTACAACGCCTTCCTGCTGGAGGTCGCCACGCCGGACGAGCGGGGCCGGGTCTCCAGCACCGGCTGGGCCCTGGGCTACCTGGGCGGGGCGATCCTGCTCGCCGCGCACCTGGTGCTGGTCATGTCGGCCCCCTCGCTGGGCCTGGAGCAGGGCGAGGCGGTGCGCATCGCATTCGCCTCGGTGGGCCTGTGGTGGATCGGCTTCACGCTGCTGGCGCTCCAGCGGCTGCGCAACCGGCACGGCACCGCGGCCGGGAAGGCCGCGCGGCCGCGCCCCGGGGCGGTGGTCGGCCAGTTCGTGCACACCCTCAAGGGCATGCGGCGCTACCCGCAGACCCTGCTGTTCCTGCTGGCGTTCATCCTGTTCAACGACGGCATCCAGGCGGCGCTGCGGTACGCGGCGCCCTTCGCCACCCAGGACCTGCGGATCTCCCAGGAAATACTGATGGGCACCATCCTGATGATCCAGTTCGTCGCGTTCGGCGGGGCGCTGGCGGTGGGCGCGCTGGCCCGCCGCATCGGGTCGAAGAACGCGGTGCTGTGCACCCTGGGCGTGTGGTGCGTCCTGGTCGCCCTGGGGTACCTGCTGCCGGCCGGCGAACCGGTGCTGTTCATCGCGCTGGCGGTGGGCATCGCCCTGGTCCTCGGCGGCTCCCAGGCGCTCTCCCGGGCGATGTTCTCGCTGCTCATCCCGCGCGGGCGGGAGGCGGAGTACTTCGCCGTCTACCAGATCAGCGACAAGGGTTCGAGCCTGCTCGGCTCGCTCGCGGTGACCCTGGCGGTCACCTGGACCGGCGGGTACCGGGTGGCGATCCTCTCGCTGATCGTGTTCTTCGTGGTCGGCGGGTTCCTGCTGTGGCGCACCGACATCCGCAAGGGCATCCGCGACGTCGGCAACGAGGCCCCGCAGAAGGTCTGA
- a CDS encoding glycerophosphodiester phosphodiesterase produces the protein MTHRYLDSPVPIGLAHRGGWPVDASGRPRTELENTAVAFQHAIDLGYRYLETDVHATRDGVLLAFHDDTLDRATDMPGAIADLPYSEVKRAKVGGEEPVPVLEELLGSWPEARFNIDVKSDGAVEPLIEVVRRTGAWDRVCLGSFDQRRLDRVRRLSEGRPAFSSGPWDVARLRFASLVPPLLPLVRRGVDCVQIPTEMNGFPLLSRDLIATAHRFGMQVHVWTVNDTAVMERLLDAGVDGIVTDNTAGLRDVLAARGAWPGARR, from the coding sequence GTGACTCACCGGTATCTCGACTCCCCCGTCCCCATCGGCCTCGCCCACCGGGGCGGCTGGCCCGTCGACGCCTCCGGGCGCCCGCGCACCGAGCTGGAGAACACCGCGGTGGCCTTCCAGCACGCGATCGACCTGGGCTACCGCTACCTGGAGACGGACGTGCACGCCACCCGGGACGGTGTGCTGCTGGCCTTCCACGACGACACCCTGGACCGCGCGACCGACATGCCCGGCGCCATCGCCGACCTGCCCTACAGCGAGGTCAAGCGGGCGAAGGTCGGCGGCGAGGAGCCGGTTCCGGTGCTGGAGGAGCTGCTGGGGTCCTGGCCGGAGGCGCGGTTCAACATCGACGTCAAGTCCGACGGCGCGGTCGAGCCGCTGATCGAGGTGGTGCGCCGCACCGGCGCCTGGGACCGGGTCTGCCTGGGCTCGTTCGACCAGCGCCGGCTGGACCGGGTCCGCCGGCTGTCCGAGGGGCGCCCCGCGTTCTCCTCCGGCCCCTGGGACGTGGCCCGGCTGCGGTTCGCCTCGCTGGTGCCGCCGCTGCTGCCGCTGGTCCGGCGCGGCGTGGACTGCGTGCAGATCCCCACCGAGATGAACGGCTTCCCGCTGCTCAGCCGGGACCTCATCGCCACCGCGCACCGGTTCGGCATGCAGGTGCACGTGTGGACGGTCAACGACACCGCGGTGATGGAGCGGCTGCTGGACGCGGGCGTGGACGGCATCGTCACCGACAACACCGCCGGACTGCGCGACGTGCTCGCCGCGCGCGGCGCCTGGCCGGGGGCGAGGCGGTGA
- a CDS encoding Rv3235 family protein yields the protein MHPRPCRSRRPRLHAPRCPSQAARLAQITAEVLAGERAPDQIAGLVAPRAYALLRRRVGAYRCRNRPRVRSAWLRPAGPGAAELGAVVEVGHRRRALAIRVARHPEGWLCTHIEGDFGRC from the coding sequence GTGCACCCCCGACCCTGCCGTTCCCGCCGCCCCCGACTGCACGCCCCCCGCTGCCCGAGCCAGGCCGCCCGCCTGGCGCAGATCACCGCCGAGGTCCTGGCCGGCGAACGCGCCCCCGACCAGATCGCCGGCCTGGTCGCCCCGCGCGCCTACGCCCTGCTCCGCCGCCGCGTCGGCGCCTACCGCTGCCGCAACCGCCCCCGGGTCCGCAGCGCCTGGCTCCGCCCGGCCGGCCCCGGTGCGGCCGAACTGGGCGCGGTCGTCGAGGTCGGCCACCGCCGCCGGGCCCTGGCCATCCGGGTCGCCCGCCACCCCGAGGGCTGGCTGTGCACCCACATCGAGGGCGACTTCGGCCGCTGCTGA
- a CDS encoding Lrp/AsnC family transcriptional regulator: MHEFDLSLINALQLTPRAAWSDLAPILDVDATTLARRWRRLEEAGLARITVFPRQQLTTRQNMAYLELTCRNGTVEQVASALAEDPGTLSIQFTAGSHQLLLTVAPGQGMADYLMNWIGAFPDVVSYRVHMVTRVVSEAHRWQVRALSPEQRRRLRALAPRTECAKEAGGDRVTGLDQRIADLLCTDGRMGYQRIAERLDIAPTTAARRLNRLIRAGIIGLRCDIARAEMGWPTAAVLWGTVDPQVLERAEDLCEQVPELRLCSTIAGPENTHFIVWLRTVPDLTRVERRLLEALPGLRIADRRMVLHTFKFMGNVLDAAQRYVRTVPLRLSAEEPSPR; this comes from the coding sequence TTGCACGAGTTCGATCTGTCGCTGATCAACGCGCTGCAGCTGACCCCGCGCGCCGCGTGGTCGGACCTGGCCCCGATCCTGGACGTCGACGCCACCACCCTGGCCCGCCGCTGGCGGCGGCTGGAGGAGGCGGGGCTGGCCCGGATCACCGTGTTCCCCCGTCAGCAGCTGACCACCCGGCAGAACATGGCCTACCTGGAGCTGACCTGCCGCAACGGCACCGTCGAGCAGGTCGCCTCCGCGCTGGCCGAGGACCCGGGGACGCTGAGCATCCAGTTCACCGCCGGCTCACACCAGCTGCTGCTCACCGTGGCGCCGGGCCAGGGGATGGCCGACTACCTGATGAACTGGATCGGCGCCTTCCCCGACGTGGTGTCCTACCGGGTGCACATGGTCACCCGGGTGGTGTCCGAGGCGCACCGCTGGCAGGTCCGCGCGCTCTCCCCGGAGCAGCGCCGCCGGCTGCGCGCGCTGGCCCCGCGCACCGAGTGCGCCAAGGAGGCCGGCGGCGACCGGGTGACCGGGCTGGACCAGCGCATCGCCGACCTGCTCTGCACCGACGGGCGGATGGGCTACCAGCGGATCGCCGAGCGGCTGGACATCGCGCCGACCACCGCCGCGCGCCGGCTCAACCGGCTGATCCGCGCCGGGATCATCGGGCTGCGCTGCGACATCGCCCGCGCCGAGATGGGCTGGCCGACCGCGGCCGTGCTGTGGGGCACGGTGGACCCGCAGGTGCTGGAGCGCGCCGAGGACCTCTGCGAGCAGGTGCCGGAGCTGCGGCTGTGCAGCACCATCGCCGGCCCGGAGAACACCCACTTCATCGTCTGGCTGCGCACCGTCCCCGACCTGACCCGGGTGGAGCGCCGCCTGCTGGAGGCGCTGCCCGGCCTGCGCATCGCCGACCGGCGGATGGTGCTGCACACCTTCAAGTTCATGGGCAACGTCCTGGACGCCGCGCAGCGCTACGTGCGCACCGTCCCGCTCCGGCTGTCCGCGGAGGAGCCCTCACCCCGCTGA
- a CDS encoding metal-dependent hydrolase family protein, protein MSPQDTIVVRNGTVIDGTGAGPRPDWAVVVRGGRIDWMGPAAELPRIGAAHRVLDARGGTVLPGFIDAHVHLTMPAGGMNPAHLLDDPPHYGYYRAIPLLRATLEAGVTGARDLAGLDMAVQKAVDEGVVDGPRLTIAYRALGPTGGHGDFRTCCGFDSGTVLGPDGGISMLTDGVDEALRNTREAMRRGAGVIKVMASGGVWSPRDTPWHDGLNVEEMTAIVREAAAHDVPVAAHAQSARSIRNALAAGVASVEHGYEIDAEGIDMLGESGAFLVPTLSTATTPPDPEKSAPYAVAKKLKLQEHLSENISAAIAAGVKVALGTDAGICPHGRNLRELELLVRHGMTPMGALLAGTRNAAELLGTAGEVGTLEPGKRADIVVCAGDPLADIALPGDPDNITAVLMDGAVRKDTTGAARTAPGAED, encoded by the coding sequence ATGTCCCCGCAGGACACGATCGTCGTCCGCAACGGAACCGTCATCGACGGGACCGGGGCCGGCCCGCGCCCCGACTGGGCGGTCGTGGTCCGTGGCGGGCGGATCGACTGGATGGGCCCGGCCGCCGAACTGCCCCGGATCGGCGCCGCCCACCGGGTGCTCGATGCCCGCGGCGGCACCGTGCTGCCCGGGTTCATCGACGCCCACGTGCACCTGACCATGCCGGCCGGCGGGATGAACCCCGCCCACCTGCTGGACGACCCGCCGCACTACGGCTACTACCGGGCGATCCCGCTGCTCCGCGCCACCCTGGAGGCGGGCGTCACCGGCGCCCGCGACCTCGCCGGACTGGACATGGCGGTGCAGAAGGCGGTGGACGAGGGCGTCGTCGACGGCCCCCGGCTCACCATCGCCTACCGGGCGCTGGGCCCCACCGGCGGGCACGGCGACTTCCGCACCTGCTGCGGCTTCGACTCCGGCACCGTCCTCGGCCCCGACGGCGGCATCTCGATGCTCACCGACGGCGTCGACGAGGCGCTGCGCAACACCCGCGAGGCGATGCGCCGCGGCGCCGGCGTGATCAAGGTGATGGCCAGCGGCGGCGTGTGGAGCCCGCGGGACACCCCCTGGCACGACGGGCTCAACGTCGAGGAGATGACCGCGATCGTCCGCGAGGCCGCCGCGCACGACGTCCCGGTCGCCGCGCACGCGCAGAGCGCGCGGAGCATCCGCAACGCGCTGGCCGCCGGGGTGGCCAGCGTCGAGCACGGCTACGAGATCGACGCCGAGGGCATCGACATGCTCGGCGAGAGCGGGGCGTTCCTGGTGCCGACGCTGTCCACCGCGACCACCCCGCCCGACCCGGAGAAGTCCGCCCCCTACGCGGTCGCCAAGAAGCTCAAGCTCCAGGAGCACCTGAGCGAGAACATCTCCGCGGCGATCGCCGCCGGGGTCAAGGTCGCGCTGGGCACCGACGCCGGCATCTGCCCGCACGGCCGCAACCTGCGCGAACTGGAACTGCTCGTGCGGCACGGGATGACCCCGATGGGCGCCCTGCTGGCCGGCACCCGCAACGCCGCCGAGCTGCTCGGCACCGCCGGCGAGGTCGGCACCCTGGAGCCCGGCAAGCGGGCCGACATCGTGGTCTGCGCCGGCGACCCGCTGGCCGACATCGCGCTCCCCGGCGACCCGGACAACATCACCGCGGTCCTGATGGACGGCGCCGTCCGCAAGGACACCACCGGAGCGGCCCGGACCGCCCCGGGCGCCGAGGACTGA
- a CDS encoding AbgT family transporter: protein MTTPSRKRERASAEPGPGRIARVLDGIERVGNRIPDPFVLFFILFAVVAVVSTAMAANGASYEIPGSEEGPQEIKGFFTAEGITWLTTTLVENFVGFPPLGVVLTVLLGVGIAQRTGLLTALVRRAFGRSPRWLLPYVASFVAVSGSIMSDAAMVVIPPLAAMVFKAAGRHPVAGLLGAYATATAAFSCSPFVTSTDALLSGITNAAAASVEVGSHVSPISNYYITLVISLILSVAGGFMIDRVLEPAILRRGISRDRAAAEEDAPGEDRPDERMDPELSPAERRGLRWAGLALLLTVAGILALCLPGGAPMRNEDGAFLPESPLLDSVVFFVFTVLALPGVAYGIATRVITKGADLALLMGRTVKEMSSFVVLAFVMAQFLALFNWSGISSWIAIQGADGLEATGFTGFPAILCFILLAFCVNLFIISGSAMWALLAAVFVPMFALLGYEPGFIQAAFRIGDSVSNVLSPLSPYLVIILGFLRAYEPKAGIGTVIARCLPFTALFLVLWTALLALFYFTGLPIGPGMHPRI from the coding sequence ATGACCACGCCGAGCCGCAAGCGCGAGCGCGCCTCCGCCGAGCCGGGCCCCGGGCGCATCGCGCGGGTGCTCGACGGCATCGAGCGCGTCGGCAACCGCATCCCCGACCCGTTCGTGCTGTTCTTCATCCTGTTCGCCGTGGTGGCCGTGGTCTCCACCGCGATGGCCGCCAACGGCGCCTCTTATGAGATCCCGGGGAGCGAGGAGGGGCCGCAGGAGATCAAGGGCTTCTTCACCGCCGAGGGCATCACCTGGCTGACCACCACCCTGGTGGAGAACTTCGTCGGCTTCCCGCCGCTGGGCGTGGTGCTGACGGTGCTGCTCGGCGTGGGCATCGCCCAGCGCACCGGGCTGCTCACCGCCCTGGTGCGCCGCGCCTTCGGCCGGTCCCCGCGCTGGCTGCTGCCGTACGTGGCGTCCTTCGTCGCGGTCTCCGGCAGCATCATGAGCGACGCCGCGATGGTGGTCATCCCGCCGCTGGCCGCGATGGTGTTCAAGGCCGCGGGCCGGCACCCGGTCGCCGGGCTGCTCGGCGCCTACGCCACCGCCACCGCCGCGTTCAGCTGCAGCCCCTTCGTCACCAGCACCGACGCGCTGCTGTCCGGGATCACCAACGCGGCCGCCGCCTCGGTGGAGGTGGGCAGCCACGTCAGCCCCATCTCGAACTACTACATCACCCTGGTCATCTCGCTGATCCTCAGCGTCGCCGGCGGCTTCATGATCGACCGGGTGCTGGAGCCGGCCATCCTGCGCCGCGGGATCTCCCGGGACCGCGCCGCGGCCGAGGAGGACGCCCCCGGCGAGGACCGGCCGGACGAGCGGATGGACCCCGAGCTCTCCCCGGCCGAGCGGCGCGGCCTGCGCTGGGCCGGCCTGGCCCTGCTGCTGACGGTCGCCGGCATCCTCGCGCTCTGCCTGCCCGGCGGCGCGCCGATGCGCAACGAGGACGGCGCCTTCCTGCCCGAGTCGCCGCTGCTCGACTCGGTGGTCTTCTTCGTCTTCACCGTGCTGGCCCTGCCCGGCGTGGCCTACGGCATCGCCACCCGGGTGATCACCAAGGGCGCCGACCTCGCCCTGCTGATGGGCAGGACGGTCAAGGAGATGTCCTCCTTCGTGGTGCTGGCCTTCGTGATGGCGCAGTTCCTGGCGCTGTTCAACTGGAGCGGCATCTCCAGCTGGATCGCGATCCAGGGGGCGGACGGCCTGGAGGCGACCGGGTTCACCGGGTTCCCGGCGATCCTCTGCTTCATCCTGCTGGCGTTCTGCGTGAACCTGTTCATCATCTCCGGGTCGGCGATGTGGGCGCTGCTCGCCGCGGTGTTCGTGCCGATGTTCGCGCTGCTCGGCTACGAGCCGGGGTTCATCCAGGCGGCGTTCCGCATCGGCGACTCCGTCTCCAACGTGCTCTCCCCGCTCAGCCCCTACCTGGTGATCATCCTCGGCTTCCTGCGGGCCTACGAGCCCAAGGCCGGCATCGGCACGGTGATCGCGCGCTGCCTGCCGTTCACCGCGCTCTTCCTGGTGCTGTGGACCGCGCTGCTGGCGCTGTTCTACTTCACCGGGCTGCCGATCGGCCCGGGAATGCACCCCCGCATCTGA